The following coding sequences lie in one Cannabis sativa cultivar Pink pepper isolate KNU-18-1 chromosome 5, ASM2916894v1, whole genome shotgun sequence genomic window:
- the LOC115717005 gene encoding protein DEFECTIVE IN MERISTEM SILENCING 3, with protein sequence MFQPNNQPYALATQPPPASVQGNPNGMDIVVVKDDGNGSFSHAESIIQYSKKLQDDLHIIGMKIKQHEDSIKFLKSQKSKFDDSILDLQVTLGKYHSSATKIENEDHSHLQNEEEICGQILQHERSAAGILCLLKARHGTQVSNLTMTKDVVGIVATLGKVDDDNLSRLFSEYLGMETMLAIVCKTTEGVKALEVYNNEGCIDKNSGLHGLGASIGRALEGRFVVICLENLRPYAGEFILDDPQRRLDLLKPRLPNGECPPGFLGFAVNMINVDTTNLYYITASGHGLRETLFYSLFSRLQVYKTRVDMLNALPCISDGALSLDGGIIKATGVFSLGNRQDVNVRFPKSSVALSLPDSYLGAERQIKELKWQKEKMAEDIKREQTLLDNSKLKFDRKKQEFLKFLAESSSYASQHQINSTQSRMTPR encoded by the exons ATGTTTCAACCTAACAACCAG CCTTATGCATTGGCTACTCAACCCCCACCAGCATCTGTGCAAGGAAATCCAAATGGAATGGATATAGTTGTTGTTAAGGATGACGGGAATGGAAGTTTTTCTCATGCTGAATCCATCATCCAATACTCTAAG AAACTTCAAGATGATCTTCATATCATTGGAATGAAAATCAAGCAGCATGAGGACAGCATAAAGTTTCTGAAATCCCAGAAAAGCAAATTTGATGACTCAATTCTTGATCTGCAAG TTACTTTAGGCAAGTACCATTCCTCTGCAACAAAGATTGAAAACGAGGACCATTCCCACCTTCAAAATGAGGAGGAGATATGTGGGCAGATTCTACAGCATGAAAGATCTGCTGCAGGCATTTTATGCCTGCTGAAAGCTCGTCATGGCACTCAGGTCTCTAATCTTACAATGACCAAGGATGTAGTGGGTATTGTTGCTACACTGGGCAAAGTGGATGATGATAACCTTAGTAG GCTTTTCTCAGAGTACCTGGGAATGGAGACTATGTTGGCAATTGTCTGTAAGACAACTGAAGGTGTCAAAGCTCTAGAAGTATATAATAATGAAGGCTGCATCGATAAAAATTCTGGTCTTCATGGGCTCGGTGCTTCTATTGGGAGGGCTTTGGAAGGACGATTTGTTGTTATTTGTCTTGAAAATTTAAG ACCATATGCTGGTGAGTTTATACTTGATGACCCTCAAAGGAGGCTTGACCTTCTAAAGCCAAGATTGCCTAATGGAGAGTGTCCACCTGGCTTCCTTGGATTTGctgtaaatatgataaatgtgGATACCACAaacttatattatattacagcCAGTGGTCATGGCCTTCGGGAGACTCTATTTTATAGTCTTTTCTCTCGTTTGCAAGTATATAAAACCAGGGTGGACATGCTAAATGCACTCCCCTGTATAAGTGATGGAGCCCTTTCTTTAGATGGAGGAATAATCAAAGCCACTGGTGTCTTCTCTCTTGGAAACCG GCAAGATGTAAATGTGAGATTCCCTAAGTCATCGGTGGCCTTGAGCCTACCCGATAGCTATCTTGGAGCCGAGAGGCAAATCAAGGAGTTGAAATGGCAGAAGGAAAAGATGGCAGAAGATATTAAGAGAGAACAGACTTTACTAGACAATTCAAAGCTCAAATTCGATAGAAAGAAGCAAGAGTTTCTTAAGTTCCTCGCTGAAAGTTCATCATACGCGTCTCAG CACCAGATAAATTCAACACAAAGTAGAATGACCCCCAGATGA
- the LOC115717409 gene encoding probable serine/threonine-protein kinase PBL7 produces MEVNTTGEAAEPPGLANNTLKQHSSHFHNNQGHHHHHHHHGTFPSKSLVIIIISVFSVLVLLAIFLIILMLKRLKSAPKKNSALYNESNSINNGSGSFITQTSINFNSSPELRGGCLYGGHLGKTQPQRYKAVQIFTYKELEVATTGFSEANVIGRGGFGVVYRGVLSDGTEAAIKMLHRAGKQGERAFRVEVDLLSMLHSPYLVELLGYCADQHHRLLIFEYMPSGTLHHYLHEEHQPLDWGTRLRIALDCAMALETLHEHAIPPIIHRDFKCSNVLLDTNFRAKVSDFGLAKMGSDKINGQISTRVLGTTGYLAPEYASTGKLTTKSDVYSYGVVLLELLTGRVPVDTKRPPGEHVLVSWALPGLTNREKLVEMVDPALKGHYSKKDLIQIAAIAAMCVQPEADYRPLMTDVVQSLIPLVKNSSGFTRFQSQRPSPSPKYLRTQIKTTG; encoded by the exons ATGGAAGTTAACACAACTGGTGAAGCTGCAGAGCCACCTGGTCTGGCCAACAATACCCTTAAACAACACTCTTCACATTTTCATAATAACCAAGGCcaccatcatcatcaccacCACCATGGAACTTTTCCTTCAAAATCCCTTGTCATAATCATCATATCAGTCTTCTCAGTTCTGGTCCTTCTTGCCATTTTTCTCATCATATTAATGCTTAAACGACTCAAATCAGCACCCAAAAAAAACAGTGCCCTTTACAATGAAAGTAATAGCATCAACAATGGAAGTGGCAGTTTTATTACTCAAACTTCCATAAACTTCAACTCTAGCCCAG AACTGAGAGGTGGTTGCCTCTATGGAGGTCATTTAGGCAAGACTCAACCACAAAGATACAAGGCAGTTCAAATTTTCACATACAAAGAGCTTGAAGTGGCCACAACAGGTTTTAGTGAAGCAAATGTTATTGGCAGAGGAGGTTTTGGGGTGGTGTATAGGGGGGTCCTTAGTGATGGTACAGAGGCAGCTATTAAGATGCTTCATAGGGCTGGTAAGCAAGGAGAGCGTGCTTTCAGGGTTGAG GTAGACTTGCTAAGCATGTTGCACTCTCCATACTTAGTGGAGTTGCTTGGCTATTGTGCTGACCAACATCATAGGCTCCTTATATTTGAATATATGCCCAGTGGAACTCTCCACCATTATCTTCACGAAGAACATCAGCCGTTGGATTGGGGAACTCGATTGAGGATAGCCCTTGATTGTGCCATGGCTCTTGAGACACTCCATGAGCATGCTATCCCACCAATCATCCATCGTGATTTCAAGTGCAGCAATGTTCTCTTGGATACTAATTTCAGGGCAAAAGTATCAGATTTCGGACTGGCCAAAATGGGGTCGGATAAGATCAACGGTCAGATTTCAACGCGTGTGTTGGGGACCACAGGATATTTGGCACCAGA GTATGCTTCAACAGGGAAGCTTACAACAAAATCTGATGTGTACAGCTATGGAGTTGTTCTTCTAGAGCTGCTAACGGGTCGTGTTCCAGTTGATACCAAAAGACCCCCTGGAGAACATGTCCTTGTTTCTTGG GCTCTTCCAGGATTAACCAACAGAGAAAAACTAGTGGAGATGGTTGACCCAGCTTTAAAAGGCCACTACTCAAAGAAGGATCTAATTCAG ATAGCTGCTATTGCAGCCATGTGTGTACAGCCAGAAGCAGATTATAGACCTCTAATGACTGATGTTGTACAGTCACTAATTCCACTTGTTAAGAATTCCTCTGGCTTCACTAGATTTCAGAGCCAAAGACCAAGTCCAAGTCCCAAGTATTTGAGAACTCAAATCAAAACAACTGGATAA
- the LOC115716076 gene encoding uncharacterized protein LOC115716076: protein MGDAMDCIDSKKKMVFVTVGTTCFDALVKTMDTEVVKEELFRRGYTHLLIQMGRGSYVPTKSGGNGSLAVDYFTFSSSIADHLRSASLVISHAGSGSIFETLRLGKPLIVVVNEDLMDNHQTELAEELANRKHLYYAHPQTLNQIIKDMNLDSLVPYHSGDATPVAKLVNRFLGFPDDC, encoded by the exons ATGGGAGATGCCATGGATTGCATAGATTCTAAGAAGAAGATGGTATTTGTGACTGTGGGAACAACTTGTTTTGATGCTCTCGTTAAAACAATGGACACTGAAGTAGTTAAAGAAGAACTATTTAGAAGAGGGTATACTCACCTTCTTATTCAAATGGGCCGTGGCTCTTACGTCCCCACTAAG AGTGGAGGAAATGGGTCATTAGCGGTAGACTACTTTACTTTTTCATCGAGCATTGCAGACCATTTGAGGTCTGCATCACTTGTGATAAGTCATGCAG GGTCAGGAAGCATATTCGAGACATTGCGTCTCGGCAAACCCTTAATTGTTGTGGTGAATGAGGATTTAATGGACAATCATCAAACCGAATTAGCCGAAGAACTAGCAAATAGGAAGCATTTATACTATGCTCACCCTCAAACACTTAATCAGATAATCAAAGACATGAACTTGGATTCACTTGTCCCTTACCATTCGGGTGATGCCACTCCTGTAGCAAAGCTAGTCAACAGGTTTCTAGGATTTCCTGATGATTGTTGA